The following are from one region of the Pseudohongiella spirulinae genome:
- a CDS encoding sigma-54 interaction domain-containing protein: MTLIATDVQTDLAAMLDGFDVPAILVSADYQILATNHHYRDSFGEIDYRQAPRCYRVSHGYDVPCDQAGESCPLNAARVSGAKERVLHIHQTPRGREHVDVEMLPIKAADGSLKYFVELLKPVPVASAEISTADMVGSSPAFNAMLENITRVGPTDASVLLLGESGTGKELAAMAIHRASARSQSAMVTLECSGLTETLFESELFGHVKGAFTGATFNSPGLVEAADGGTLFLDEIGDVPLDMQVKLLRLIETGTYRPVGSREIKRADFRLVCATHKDIFQMVCDGRFRQDLYYRINVFPIHMPSLHERSADIPVLANSILRKLDGTGRCLLTDSAIKVLQKHRYVGNIRELRNILARALVLANTHVIDGKVVRSCLAVDRRSVPESDDLPDLKTNESLYLDRVLTACQGDKEKAAAIAGISVRSLYRKLEMN, encoded by the coding sequence ATGACTCTCATTGCAACGGACGTACAAACAGACCTGGCTGCCATGCTGGATGGTTTCGATGTGCCCGCCATCCTGGTCAGCGCGGATTATCAGATTCTGGCGACTAACCACCACTATCGCGACAGTTTCGGTGAAATCGATTATCGGCAGGCGCCGCGCTGCTACAGGGTTTCTCATGGATACGATGTTCCCTGCGACCAGGCTGGCGAGAGTTGCCCCTTGAATGCAGCCCGTGTATCCGGGGCCAAAGAACGCGTACTGCACATCCATCAGACGCCTCGCGGTCGCGAGCATGTTGATGTGGAGATGCTGCCTATCAAAGCAGCTGACGGCAGCCTAAAATATTTCGTCGAATTACTGAAACCGGTTCCCGTCGCCAGCGCAGAAATAAGCACAGCTGATATGGTGGGTAGCAGTCCGGCCTTTAATGCCATGTTGGAAAATATCACGCGGGTAGGACCGACTGACGCGTCTGTGCTGCTGCTGGGTGAGTCCGGGACAGGCAAGGAGCTGGCGGCCATGGCTATTCATCGCGCCAGCGCCCGCAGCCAGTCGGCCATGGTGACGCTGGAGTGCTCTGGTTTAACTGAAACCCTGTTCGAGAGTGAATTGTTCGGCCATGTGAAGGGTGCTTTTACAGGCGCCACGTTTAATTCGCCCGGCCTGGTTGAGGCGGCTGACGGTGGCACGCTGTTTCTGGATGAGATAGGAGATGTGCCGCTGGATATGCAGGTCAAACTGTTGCGCCTGATCGAAACCGGCACCTATCGTCCGGTTGGTAGTCGCGAAATAAAGCGGGCTGATTTCCGGTTGGTTTGTGCGACTCACAAAGATATTTTTCAGATGGTGTGCGACGGACGGTTCCGTCAGGATCTGTACTACCGGATCAATGTATTTCCCATCCACATGCCATCATTACATGAGCGCAGTGCCGATATACCGGTGCTGGCCAATTCCATACTGCGTAAGCTGGATGGAACTGGCCGATGTTTACTCACTGACTCGGCCATTAAAGTGCTGCAAAAGCATCGCTACGTCGGCAATATCCGCGAGCTGCGCAACATTCTGGCGCGCGCTCTGGTGCTGGCCAACACGCATGTGATTGATGGCAAAGTTGTTCGCAGCTGTCTGGCAGTTGATCGCCGCTCGGTTCCGGAGTCTGACGACCTTCCGGACCTGAAAACCAATGAGTCGCTATACCTGGATCGTGTGCTCACGGCCTGCCAGGGAGACAAAGAAAAAGCAGCGGCAATTGCCGGAATCAGCGTCCGTTCCCTGTATCGAAAGCTGGAAATGAATTGA
- a CDS encoding formylglycine-generating enzyme family protein has protein sequence MLKTFKTYNRILTCALSVSVFGIAIADQLPGVYVDNPELIPPLVEIPAGCVETGTMLMNDRGILPGEVCVEGFAMTQYEIRYAEFEHFLADRASPAAMSSVLFKNTGDLAMFPVTEISWFEAMEYAIWLSNKTGRTFRLPTEEEWEYAARAGMGFGAQYSWGNQPDPDAAHCLDCSTHSDSDASLPSGQFAPNAFGLYDMHGNVAEWTIGCYHGQDEVLQRNRGGRQLTTCRIGVVRGGSWRSHQQNITFWVRSAQESTKPAVDVGFRLLMETP, from the coding sequence ACCGGATTCTGACCTGCGCACTCTCCGTGTCTGTGTTCGGCATCGCCATTGCAGATCAATTACCCGGTGTTTATGTCGACAATCCCGAGCTGATACCTCCCCTGGTTGAAATACCAGCCGGATGCGTTGAAACCGGCACCATGCTGATGAATGACCGCGGCATTCTGCCCGGTGAAGTATGCGTTGAGGGCTTTGCCATGACGCAGTATGAGATTCGTTACGCTGAGTTCGAGCATTTCCTGGCTGACCGGGCCAGCCCTGCCGCCATGAGCAGCGTGTTATTCAAGAATACCGGCGACCTGGCCATGTTCCCTGTCACCGAAATCAGCTGGTTTGAGGCGATGGAATATGCCATCTGGCTAAGTAATAAAACCGGTCGCACCTTCCGCCTGCCCACCGAAGAGGAATGGGAATATGCCGCTCGCGCCGGCATGGGTTTTGGCGCGCAATACAGCTGGGGCAACCAGCCGGACCCTGACGCCGCACACTGCCTGGATTGCAGCACTCATTCAGACAGTGACGCCAGCTTACCCAGCGGTCAATTTGCGCCCAATGCCTTCGGACTCTACGACATGCACGGCAATGTGGCCGAATGGACCATTGGCTGTTACCACGGTCAGGACGAGGTGCTACAACGTAATCGCGGCGGTCGGCAACTGACGACCTGCCGCATCGGTGTGGTAAGGGGCGGATCCTGGCGCAGCCATCAGCAAAACATCACTTTCTGGGTGCGTTCCGCTCAGGAAAGCACCAAACCAGCGGTTGACGTGGGTTTCCGTCTGCTCATGGAAACACCATAG
- a CDS encoding cytochrome d ubiquinol oxidase subunit II: MDLDFWLPLFFASAMGLALLIYVILDGYDLGIGLLLPLANEHDKDLMIASIGPFWDANETWIVLGIGILLIAFPQAHGQILTTMYIPVTLMLMGLILRGIAFDFRAKAVSHRKRMWNAIFSTGSLITASAQGWMLGTYITGLGHGGLNYLFSVLIAVTLPALYILLGAAWLLIKTEGALFDRALVWAQRAILPMGFALLLVSIATPLVSQAIAAKWFTFPDGLKLLPIPLLSTALYTSLLWLLFDQRALRQPGKEWLLFGGLIALCLLAGLGLAYSILPDIIIGKMTIWESASSTDSLLFTFWGTAIVLPAIIAYTFFVYRIFSGKTTTLTYE, from the coding sequence ATGGACCTGGATTTCTGGTTACCTTTATTTTTTGCCAGCGCCATGGGGCTGGCCTTGTTGATCTACGTGATTCTGGACGGATATGACCTGGGCATTGGCTTGTTACTGCCGCTGGCCAATGAGCACGACAAAGATCTGATGATAGCCTCCATCGGTCCATTCTGGGACGCCAACGAAACCTGGATTGTGCTTGGCATAGGCATTTTGCTGATTGCCTTTCCGCAGGCGCACGGCCAGATACTCACAACAATGTATATTCCCGTCACGCTAATGTTGATGGGATTGATACTTCGCGGAATCGCCTTTGATTTTCGTGCCAAGGCGGTGTCCCATCGCAAGCGTATGTGGAACGCGATTTTTTCGACCGGTTCGCTGATCACCGCGTCAGCTCAGGGCTGGATGCTCGGTACCTACATCACCGGCCTGGGGCATGGTGGACTGAACTACCTGTTTTCGGTGTTGATCGCAGTCACCTTGCCCGCGTTATACATACTGCTGGGTGCGGCCTGGCTACTGATCAAAACCGAAGGCGCACTGTTTGACAGAGCATTGGTCTGGGCACAGAGAGCAATTCTACCAATGGGCTTTGCGTTACTGCTGGTCTCCATAGCAACTCCCCTGGTCAGCCAGGCTATTGCTGCCAAATGGTTTACCTTTCCTGACGGGCTTAAATTACTGCCTATTCCATTGCTCAGCACTGCGCTTTATACCAGCCTGCTGTGGCTGCTGTTTGATCAGCGTGCGCTGCGCCAACCCGGTAAAGAGTGGCTGCTGTTTGGTGGCCTGATCGCGCTATGCCTGCTGGCCGGGCTGGGACTGGCATACAGTATTTTGCCGGACATCATTATCGGCAAGATGACTATCTGGGAATCCGCTTCCAGCACTGATTCACTGCTGTTTACCTTCTGGGGAACAGCTATCGTCCTGCCAGCGATCATTGCCTACACGTTTTTTGTGTACCGTATTT
- a CDS encoding cytochrome ubiquinol oxidase subunit I, whose amino-acid sequence MFDIDPFILARAQFAANISFHILFPSITIGLGWILLFFRLRYTMTGDTHWENAYHFWVKIFALSFAIGVVSGITMSFQFGTNWPGFMERTGNISGPLLGYEVLTAFFLEATFLGVMLFGKNRVSNKVHLLACSLVAIGTTLSAFWILSLNSWMQTPTGYVIEDGVFYVDSWLAIIFNPSFPYRLAHMLIASMLTAAFLVLGISAWRMRMKVDGPATAKVFKAMTVIAMIFAPLQVFVGDLHGLNTFEHQPAKVAAIEGVWETHSGVGFTLFGFPDEETRTTRFALEIPYAASLILTHDINGEIRGLNEFEGEHPPVAIVFWSFRVMVGIGMLMILVAWWSGWQLFRRKQKPGVWLLRAASWMTFSGWVAVLAGWYVTEIGRQPWIVQGLLTSAEVVADHSSGIMLSTFTGYMALYVFILISYIATLRYMATKPAASLMAMNQVPGQSTQPIAAARG is encoded by the coding sequence ATGTTTGACATTGATCCCTTCATTCTTGCCCGCGCTCAGTTTGCTGCCAATATCAGCTTTCATATCCTGTTCCCGTCCATCACTATCGGACTGGGCTGGATCTTGTTGTTTTTCCGCCTGCGCTACACCATGACGGGCGACACACACTGGGAAAACGCCTATCACTTCTGGGTAAAAATTTTTGCTCTGTCCTTTGCCATCGGCGTTGTATCAGGCATCACCATGAGCTTTCAGTTTGGCACCAATTGGCCAGGGTTCATGGAAAGAACCGGGAACATATCCGGCCCGCTGCTCGGCTATGAAGTGCTCACCGCGTTTTTCCTGGAAGCCACGTTTCTGGGCGTCATGCTGTTTGGAAAAAATCGCGTTTCCAATAAAGTTCATCTGCTCGCCTGCTCGCTGGTCGCAATAGGCACCACGCTGTCGGCATTCTGGATTCTGAGCCTGAATTCCTGGATGCAGACACCTACTGGTTACGTAATCGAAGACGGTGTCTTTTATGTCGACAGCTGGCTGGCAATCATCTTCAATCCTTCATTCCCCTATCGCCTGGCACACATGTTAATCGCTTCCATGCTAACCGCCGCCTTTCTGGTGTTGGGCATCAGCGCCTGGCGCATGCGCATGAAGGTTGACGGTCCGGCAACTGCCAAAGTATTCAAGGCCATGACGGTGATCGCCATGATATTCGCGCCACTGCAGGTTTTTGTTGGCGATCTTCACGGACTTAATACCTTTGAGCATCAGCCAGCAAAAGTGGCAGCTATCGAAGGCGTCTGGGAAACGCACAGCGGAGTTGGCTTCACTCTCTTTGGCTTCCCTGATGAAGAAACCCGCACGACGCGATTCGCGCTTGAAATCCCATATGCTGCCAGTCTGATACTGACGCATGACATCAACGGCGAAATCCGCGGCTTAAATGAGTTCGAAGGCGAACACCCTCCGGTTGCCATCGTATTCTGGTCCTTCCGTGTCATGGTCGGCATCGGCATGTTGATGATCCTGGTCGCCTGGTGGTCCGGATGGCAATTGTTCCGCCGCAAACAAAAGCCGGGTGTCTGGCTGTTGCGTGCCGCATCCTGGATGACTTTCTCGGGATGGGTTGCCGTACTGGCAGGCTGGTATGTCACCGAAATCGGCCGGCAGCCCTGGATAGTTCAGGGCCTGCTGACCAGCGCCGAAGTGGTGGCGGATCATTCCAGTGGCATCATGCTAAGCACGTTCACGGGTTACATGGCACTGTATGTATTCATCCTGATTTCTTACATCGCCACACTTCGATACATGGCTACCAAACCGGCTGCGTCACTGATGGCAATGAATCAAGTGCCGGGTCAATCCACTCAACCGATCGCGGCGGCACGAGGATAA
- a CDS encoding 4a-hydroxytetrahydrobiopterin dehydratase produces the protein MNHHPEWSNVYNTVRIQLQTHDAGGVTHKDIELAGRISELL, from the coding sequence TTGAATCACCATCCTGAGTGGTCCAACGTCTACAACACCGTGCGAATACAGTTGCAAACGCATGACGCGGGCGGCGTGACCCATAAAGATATTGAACTGGCGGGGCGAATCTCGGAGCTTCTCTGA
- the ppk2 gene encoding polyphosphate kinase 2 encodes MSRFSKVRYTSRLRELQIELVKLQRHFIESDDKILIIFEGRDAAGKDGVIKRITEHLSPRETRVVALGKPSNREQSAWYFQRYTAHLPVAGELVLFNRSWYNRAGVERVMGFCTDAEYEEFMGSVVEFEDMLVRSGLKMLKYYLDISRDEQEIRLAARKTNPLKQWKISPIDAQALKYWEAYSQARDEMLSRTHTVASPWAIVHANDKRHTRINIINDILTRLRYRGKSESLPIPDTRYIMPYQLDEPASNRLAP; translated from the coding sequence ATGAGCAGGTTCAGCAAAGTGCGTTATACGAGTCGACTTCGCGAGTTGCAGATTGAGCTGGTCAAGCTGCAGCGGCATTTTATCGAAAGCGATGACAAAATTCTGATTATTTTTGAGGGCCGTGATGCGGCAGGCAAAGACGGCGTCATCAAACGGATTACAGAGCATCTTAGTCCGCGTGAAACGCGTGTGGTGGCGCTGGGAAAACCCTCTAACCGTGAACAGAGCGCGTGGTACTTTCAGCGGTATACTGCGCATTTGCCGGTCGCCGGGGAGCTGGTGCTGTTCAATCGCAGTTGGTACAACCGGGCCGGCGTCGAGCGTGTCATGGGGTTCTGTACCGATGCTGAGTACGAAGAGTTTATGGGGTCAGTGGTCGAGTTTGAGGACATGCTGGTGCGATCAGGCCTGAAGATGCTGAAGTACTATCTGGATATCAGTCGTGATGAGCAGGAAATACGGCTTGCTGCGCGAAAAACAAACCCGCTCAAACAATGGAAGATCAGCCCCATTGATGCCCAGGCGCTTAAATACTGGGAGGCGTATTCTCAAGCGCGGGATGAGATGCTGAGTCGAACGCACACCGTGGCGTCACCATGGGCCATAGTGCATGCCAACGACAAGCGCCATACTCGAATCAATATCATCAATGATATTCTTACTCGACTGCGTTACCGGGGTAAAAGCGAATCGCTGCCGATACCGGACACCCGCTATATCATGCCCTATCAACTTGATGAGCCCGCCAGCAACCGGCTGGCACCCTGA